A single Arachidicoccus sp. BS20 DNA region contains:
- a CDS encoding lytic transglycosylase domain-containing protein has protein sequence MKRKFFYRRKESVFTRLGVKHVSRLLLFVSFAIFAMSFTTVKNVNAPGEDKKKSTTKSKVGPKGFVTLLPTTQPVTLDPNTQGVAAKKVDISDAKVALNPKVEDFADHYIHHELTDLTRMKSWAKPIFKLMDGILEEHNLPTQLKYLAVIESSLQKNMRMSSGATGPWQLMHDEGIRYGLIKNGHDYRTDYAKSTEAAAKLLTSLHNHYHDWLLTIAAYNAGIGRVDRAIRDAGSSDFWKVQSYLPTETRNHVKKFISTHYFFEGSGGITTMSAKETKKYKEQLGQDNNGSDEVEINSSDNNTIRIRGIYNEDAICDVLGIDKAVFEKSNPNFNKAVADGQFYDLHLPDGKAKEFVDKKNDILQQSFNQLLDGTNKSTDDLPKGRTSIDR, from the coding sequence ATGAAGCGGAAGTTTTTTTATCGTAGAAAGGAAAGTGTTTTTACCCGTTTAGGCGTAAAACACGTTTCAAGATTGCTGTTATTTGTTTCTTTTGCCATATTTGCTATGTCATTTACAACCGTTAAAAATGTAAATGCTCCCGGCGAAGACAAGAAAAAATCCACAACAAAAAGTAAAGTAGGACCTAAAGGTTTTGTTACTCTATTGCCTACAACCCAACCTGTAACGCTCGATCCGAATACGCAAGGTGTTGCAGCTAAGAAAGTTGACATTTCCGATGCGAAAGTAGCACTGAATCCTAAAGTGGAAGATTTTGCGGACCACTATATTCATCACGAGCTGACAGACCTTACCAGAATGAAAAGCTGGGCAAAACCCATTTTCAAACTGATGGACGGAATTTTGGAAGAACACAATTTGCCTACGCAATTAAAATATTTGGCTGTAATTGAAAGTTCCTTGCAAAAAAATATGCGCATGAGTTCCGGGGCAACAGGACCTTGGCAATTGATGCACGACGAAGGTATTCGTTACGGATTGATTAAAAACGGGCACGATTACAGAACGGATTATGCAAAAAGTACAGAAGCTGCGGCTAAATTATTAACATCCTTGCATAACCATTATCACGATTGGTTGTTGACAATTGCAGCATATAATGCGGGCATCGGTCGCGTGGACAGAGCTATTCGCGACGCAGGCTCTTCCGATTTTTGGAAAGTGCAATCCTACCTTCCTACGGAAACGCGCAATCATGTGAAAAAATTCATCAGTACGCATTATTTCTTTGAAGGTAGCGGCGGCATTACAACTATGAGTGCTAAAGAAACGAAGAAGTACAAAGAACAACTTGGGCAAGACAATAATGGCAGTGACGAAGTGGAAATTAATTCGTCTGACAACAATACGATTCGCATTCGCGGTATTTATAATGAAGACGCGATTTGTGATGTGTTAGGCATTGATAAAGCAGTATTTGAAAAGTCAAATCCTAATTTTAATAAAGCAGTTGCAGACGGACAGTTTTATGATTTGCATCTTCCCGATGGAAAAGCAAAAGAATTTGTTGATAAGAAAAATGATATTCTCCAGCAATCGTTTAACCAATTGCTCGACGGAACCAATAAATCAACAGATGATTTACCAAAAGGAAGAACAAGCATTGACAGATAA
- the gatA gene encoding Asp-tRNA(Asn)/Glu-tRNA(Gln) amidotransferase subunit GatA — protein sequence MSEFSFVSIKDYQTALLNNQTTCVAVVEYYLSRIEANKHLNAFLEVYSEEALERAKQLDEERLAGKSLGKLHGVVVGLKDVISYKNHKLSAASKILENYTAVYNATAVEKLLADGAIIIGRQNCDEFAMGSSNENSAFGKVLNAADNSRVPGGSSGGSAVAVQAGLCMISLGSDTGGSVRQPADFCGVIGLKPSYGRISRYGLIAYASSFDQIGIFSKTVEDAALVLEVIAGTDGYDSTVSESPVENYLASLTDDKKYKIAYIKQTLEHPSLNEEIKNAIFQFIEQLKSAGHSVEAIDFEYLDYIVPTYYVLTTAEASTNLSRYDGVRFGYQSKSPENDLTEFYKNNRSEAFGKEVKRRIMLGTFVLSALYYDSYFTKAQQVRRIVSDRANEIFAEYDALISPNSPIPAFKVGEKSNDATEMYLADIYTVFANLAGIPGISLPLFDSAFGIPFGIQIMTDKMKESQLLNLSKQMVQIAGKNF from the coding sequence TTGTCAGAGTTTTCTTTCGTTTCCATTAAAGATTATCAAACAGCTTTGTTGAATAACCAAACTACTTGTGTGGCTGTGGTTGAATATTATTTGTCGCGCATTGAGGCAAATAAACACCTCAACGCTTTTCTTGAAGTTTATTCCGAAGAAGCGCTTGAACGTGCAAAGCAATTAGATGAAGAACGCCTTGCAGGTAAATCTTTAGGAAAATTACATGGTGTAGTTGTCGGACTGAAGGATGTAATCAGTTATAAAAATCACAAGCTCTCTGCTGCATCCAAAATCCTCGAAAATTATACGGCGGTTTATAATGCAACGGCGGTTGAAAAATTATTAGCCGATGGCGCCATAATCATCGGCAGGCAGAACTGCGACGAGTTTGCTATGGGCAGCAGCAACGAAAATTCTGCGTTCGGAAAAGTGCTGAACGCTGCGGATAATTCGCGCGTTCCGGGTGGCTCTTCCGGCGGCTCGGCGGTGGCAGTTCAAGCGGGCTTGTGTATGATTAGTTTAGGCAGCGATACAGGCGGTTCTGTTCGTCAGCCGGCAGATTTTTGCGGTGTAATCGGGTTAAAGCCTTCTTATGGAAGAATTTCCCGATACGGGTTAATCGCTTACGCTTCGTCATTTGACCAAATTGGAATTTTTTCCAAAACGGTAGAAGATGCAGCTTTGGTATTAGAAGTAATTGCCGGTACAGATGGTTATGACAGCACAGTGAGCGAATCGCCGGTGGAAAATTATTTAGCTTCACTAACTGATGATAAAAAATACAAGATTGCTTATATAAAACAAACTTTGGAACATCCATCGTTGAATGAAGAAATTAAGAATGCCATTTTTCAATTTATAGAGCAACTGAAAAGTGCAGGTCATTCGGTTGAGGCGATTGATTTTGAATATCTCGATTATATTGTACCGACTTATTATGTGCTTACGACAGCGGAAGCCTCGACCAACCTTTCTCGTTATGATGGCGTTCGTTTTGGCTATCAGTCCAAATCGCCCGAAAATGATTTAACGGAATTTTACAAGAACAACAGGAGTGAGGCGTTTGGCAAAGAGGTAAAACGTCGCATTATGCTTGGTACATTTGTATTAAGTGCTTTGTATTACGATTCTTATTTTACTAAGGCACAGCAAGTTAGACGTATTGTGTCTGACAGAGCCAATGAAATATTTGCGGAATATGATGCGCTTATTTCTCCAAATTCTCCCATTCCCGCATTCAAAGTCGGCGAGAAGAGTAATGATGCTACGGAAATGTATTTAGCTGATATCTACACTGTGTTCGCAAATCTGGCTGGCATTCCGGGAATTTCCTTACCTTTGTTCGATTCTGCATTTGGCATACCTTTTGGTATTCAGATAATGACAGATAAAATGAAAGAATCTCAATTATTGAATCTTTCAAAACAAATGGTGCAAATCGCCGGGAAGAACTTTTAA
- a CDS encoding M1 family metallopeptidase — protein sequence MKKYLLAALCISFTIATNAQPERWQQKVNYTIDASLNVQTNIITGKENIIYWNNSPDTLHRIFIFLYWNAFQPGSMMDVRSRELGKKILGYTRTGKQVRDWDSRVRDRIENLKPGEIGYQHVNNVLVNGLKTSLTQHETVLEVDLSKPILPHSQNTVSLPFEAQVPVQIRRSGRDNAEGVRYSMSQWYPKIAEYDYEGWNVNPYIAREFYGVWGDFDVNITTDKHYMLAGTGTIQNPDEVGFGYGKVQGVPQKPSATTTWHFAAHNVHDFVWAADTGYILLKRQIPTGPLFYFVYKKKDAAQDSLWNKTADSVAYAYKNFIAKTFGAYPYKNYSFIQGGDGGMEYPMATLIKSGSRGTALHEFGHSWYQGVLGSNESLFPWMDEGGATYFETRTTGWLHRDSLWYLKSLKGYFNLVKSRLEEPMSTHADHYNTNYAYEEAAYSKGATFYEQLSYIIGNANMDKFLLAYFNIWKFKHPNANDLIRVAEKVSGLELEWYKQYWIYSTKTIDYGINSVSSKDNHAVVTLQRIGLMPMPLDVLVTYKDGSYEMYNIPCNMMYGHKPAENNYYKWIFAPEWFWTSPTYDLELSKPLNEVQSVEIDHSQRMADVDRTNNVWKVQ from the coding sequence ATGAAGAAATATTTACTCGCCGCATTATGTATTTCATTTACAATCGCAACTAATGCGCAGCCTGAACGCTGGCAACAAAAAGTGAATTATACCATTGACGCATCTTTGAATGTGCAGACGAATATTATCACAGGAAAAGAAAATATTATTTACTGGAATAATTCACCTGACACATTGCATCGCATTTTTATTTTTCTGTATTGGAATGCTTTTCAGCCCGGCAGTATGATGGACGTCCGCTCCAGAGAATTAGGCAAGAAAATCCTTGGCTACACACGTACCGGTAAACAAGTGCGCGATTGGGATTCACGTGTGCGCGACAGAATCGAAAATCTGAAGCCGGGCGAGATAGGCTACCAACACGTGAATAATGTTTTAGTAAACGGACTAAAAACTTCGTTAACGCAACATGAAACCGTATTGGAAGTAGATTTGAGCAAACCTATTTTACCTCATTCACAAAATACTGTTTCGCTTCCGTTTGAAGCGCAGGTACCCGTACAAATCAGGCGTAGCGGGCGCGACAATGCAGAAGGCGTACGTTACAGTATGAGCCAATGGTATCCGAAAATTGCAGAGTATGATTATGAAGGATGGAATGTTAATCCGTACATCGCACGTGAGTTTTATGGCGTTTGGGGCGATTTTGATGTGAACATCACAACAGACAAACACTATATGCTTGCGGGAACAGGCACTATCCAAAATCCAGATGAAGTGGGTTTTGGTTATGGCAAAGTTCAGGGCGTTCCGCAAAAACCTTCTGCGACAACTACCTGGCATTTTGCTGCGCATAATGTTCATGATTTTGTGTGGGCTGCCGACACCGGTTACATTTTATTAAAAAGACAAATTCCAACCGGACCATTATTTTATTTTGTTTACAAAAAGAAAGACGCCGCACAGGATAGTCTATGGAATAAAACCGCGGACAGCGTTGCTTATGCGTACAAAAATTTTATTGCAAAAACATTTGGCGCATATCCTTATAAAAATTATTCCTTTATTCAGGGCGGCGACGGCGGCATGGAATATCCGATGGCAACATTAATTAAAAGCGGAAGCCGGGGAACAGCTTTGCACGAGTTCGGACACAGTTGGTATCAGGGTGTTTTGGGAAGCAACGAAAGTCTTTTCCCATGGATGGACGAAGGAGGTGCTACTTATTTTGAAACCCGCACCACAGGCTGGCTGCACCGCGATAGTCTTTGGTATTTGAAAAGCCTGAAAGGTTATTTCAATCTTGTAAAAAGCAGACTGGAAGAGCCAATGAGCACGCACGCCGACCACTATAATACAAATTATGCCTACGAGGAAGCTGCATACAGCAAAGGTGCAACTTTCTACGAACAGCTTTCTTATATCATCGGCAATGCGAACATGGATAAATTTTTACTTGCTTATTTCAACATATGGAAATTCAAACATCCAAACGCAAATGATTTGATTCGCGTAGCGGAAAAAGTAAGCGGTCTGGAACTTGAATGGTACAAGCAATATTGGATTTATTCAACCAAAACCATTGATTACGGCATTAATAGTGTTTCATCGAAAGACAATCATGCTGTTGTTACGTTGCAAAGAATCGGTTTAATGCCAATGCCTTTGGATGTCTTGGTAACTTATAAAGACGGCTCGTATGAAATGTACAATATTCCTTGCAACATGATGTACGGACACAAGCCTGCGGAAAACAATTATTACAAATGGATTTTTGCGCCGGAATGGTTTTGGACAAGCCCGACTTATGATTTGGAATTATCTAAGCCTTTGAACGAAGTTCAATCCGTTGAAATTGACCACTCGCAACGCATGGCGGATGTGGACAGAACAAATAATGTGTGGAAAGTACAATAA
- the holA gene encoding DNA polymerase III subunit delta — protein sequence MSAEQIISDWKKNIYKPFYWLEGEENYYIDKIMDYAEHHILSEAEAGFNLTVFYGRDAEWTEVLNACKRFPMFAERQVVLLKEAQYMKDIAKLETYFEQPQPSTVLVVGYKEKKLDARTKLAKTVKQKGELFSTKKIYDSKLPEWTQQMVQQHGYTINQKAVLLLVDHIGNDLSRIENEVNKILVNLRDRKNITEEDIETYVGISKEFNAFELQLAIAQKNLSKAVRIVQYFEQNPKAAPIQVILPTLYNFFSKTAMVFGVSGGESAVASAIGVNPYFVKDYVQAAKNYGAQGVENILLLLHKYNLRSIGINDAGTSDADLMKEMMVKMMY from the coding sequence ATGTCGGCAGAACAAATTATTTCGGACTGGAAGAAAAATATTTACAAACCTTTTTATTGGCTCGAAGGCGAAGAAAATTATTATATAGATAAAATAATGGACTACGCCGAGCATCACATTTTATCCGAAGCCGAAGCGGGCTTTAACCTCACGGTATTTTACGGGCGCGATGCGGAATGGACGGAAGTGCTGAATGCGTGCAAACGATTTCCCATGTTTGCCGAGCGGCAAGTGGTATTGCTCAAAGAAGCGCAATACATGAAAGACATTGCGAAGCTGGAAACATATTTTGAGCAGCCGCAGCCTTCAACGGTTTTAGTAGTTGGCTACAAAGAAAAAAAATTGGATGCGCGCACCAAGCTGGCAAAAACCGTAAAGCAAAAAGGCGAACTTTTTTCTACGAAAAAAATATACGATTCCAAGCTGCCTGAATGGACGCAGCAAATGGTACAGCAACATGGCTACACTATTAATCAAAAAGCCGTATTGTTGTTGGTAGACCATATTGGCAACGACCTTTCGCGCATCGAAAATGAAGTGAACAAAATACTCGTAAACCTGCGCGACAGAAAGAACATTACGGAAGAAGATATTGAAACTTATGTGGGCATCAGCAAGGAGTTTAATGCGTTTGAATTGCAGCTTGCCATTGCGCAGAAAAATTTGTCGAAAGCTGTACGCATTGTCCAATATTTTGAACAAAACCCGAAAGCCGCACCTATTCAAGTGATACTGCCAACGTTGTATAATTTCTTCAGTAAAACGGCGATGGTCTTTGGCGTGAGCGGCGGCGAAAGTGCCGTGGCATCTGCGATTGGCGTGAATCCTTACTTTGTAAAAGATTATGTGCAAGCCGCTAAAAACTACGGTGCTCAAGGTGTTGAAAATATTTTGTTGTTGCTACACAAATACAATCTGCGCAGCATCGGCATTAATGATGCGGGTACAAGCGATGCGGATTTGATGAAGGAAATGATGGTAAAGATGATGTATTAA
- the bshB1 gene encoding bacillithiol biosynthesis deacetylase BshB1, with product MKVDILVFGAHPDDAELCCGGTILAAVKQGKSVAVVDLTRGELGTRGTAETRDNETVTATKILGLSARENLQMRDGFFQINEANLLKVIVAIRKYQPEILLCTSPEDRHPDHGRASKLVKEAAFLSGLIKIETVDGNGQSQAAWRPKQVFHYIQDNYLEPDFIFDISETFDDKIKALLSYETQFNATDDGPKTYISSPEFIKFVEARALIFGKRIGVKYGEGFISDKALGISSFNNLVL from the coding sequence ATGAAAGTTGATATATTGGTTTTTGGCGCGCATCCGGACGATGCGGAATTGTGTTGTGGCGGAACAATACTGGCAGCAGTGAAACAGGGAAAAAGTGTGGCTGTGGTTGATTTAACACGTGGCGAACTGGGCACGCGGGGAACGGCTGAAACACGTGATAATGAAACGGTTACAGCTACTAAAATTTTGGGACTGAGCGCGCGTGAAAACCTGCAAATGCGCGATGGCTTTTTTCAGATTAATGAAGCAAATTTGCTGAAAGTAATCGTAGCAATTAGAAAATATCAGCCGGAAATATTGCTTTGCACTTCGCCCGAAGACCGCCATCCCGACCACGGAAGAGCCTCAAAATTGGTAAAAGAAGCGGCTTTTCTTTCGGGATTAATTAAGATTGAAACGGTGGATGGAAATGGACAATCGCAAGCGGCTTGGCGACCAAAGCAAGTTTTTCACTATATACAGGACAATTATCTTGAGCCGGATTTTATTTTTGATATATCCGAAACGTTTGACGATAAAATAAAAGCATTGCTCAGCTACGAAACGCAGTTCAATGCTACGGACGATGGACCTAAAACCTATATTTCTTCGCCGGAGTTTATTAAATTTGTAGAAGCGCGTGCGCTTATTTTTGGCAAGAGAATTGGTGTAAAATACGGCGAAGGTTTTATTTCGGACAAAGCTTTGGGCATTTCATCTTTTAACAATTTGGTTTTATAA
- a CDS encoding DoxX family protein, translating into MNKTAYLLTRLAIGISMFGHGFVRLFKLSIFAGGMIKEFEKSMLPNFIVTPFAYVLPFAEFFIGILLILGWFTKQAAIAGSIVMFILVFGSSMIENWSIIPSQLLHIVFFVFIVQFIQSNSCALDNLRKR; encoded by the coding sequence ATGAACAAAACAGCTTATTTACTTACGCGACTTGCTATTGGCATCAGTATGTTCGGACACGGATTTGTTCGATTATTTAAACTGTCAATTTTTGCCGGCGGCATGATTAAAGAATTTGAAAAATCCATGTTGCCCAATTTTATAGTTACGCCATTCGCTTACGTGCTGCCTTTCGCAGAATTTTTTATTGGCATTTTATTAATCCTCGGTTGGTTTACCAAACAAGCGGCGATTGCCGGTTCAATCGTCATGTTCATCTTGGTTTTTGGCAGTTCAATGATTGAAAACTGGAGTATAATTCCGTCTCAGTTATTGCACATCGTCTTTTTTGTATTCATTGTTCAGTTCATACAAAGCAACAGTTGCGCGTTGGACAATCTTCGCAAACGTTGA
- a CDS encoding fatty acid desaturase family protein, with the protein MLTPKFAKATNSFHVELKHRINNYFESTGKPTTGGFRLFSKAVFLEAALVVLYISAVFFTPEKTWVDILLCVLMGIVIAGIGFNIMHDGGHGSFSKHPLMNRIAAYSTELVGASQFMWNMKHNVIHHAYTNIDGVDDDIDAKPFLRMATTQKKYKMHRFQHLYFWILYAVLYLYWVLMNDYTKYFKRKVGDIPLKKMRTKDHILFWAFKVVYCAIFIVIPMARLGFVDWLVGYLAVCCTTGLILSVVFQLAHTVEHTQFPMPDKATGKMEDEWAVHQLKTTANFATKNKLISWYVGGLNFQVEHHLFPKISHIHYPAINKIVKQACKEYNVTYIEYKYMASAFVSHVHFLREMGKSA; encoded by the coding sequence ATGCTTACACCTAAATTCGCGAAAGCGACCAACTCCTTTCACGTAGAGTTAAAACACAGAATCAATAATTATTTTGAATCTACCGGAAAGCCCACCACCGGAGGGTTCAGGCTGTTTTCCAAAGCAGTTTTTTTGGAGGCGGCTTTGGTCGTATTGTATATTTCCGCAGTATTTTTTACGCCCGAAAAAACTTGGGTGGATATTTTGTTGTGCGTTCTTATGGGTATCGTAATTGCGGGTATTGGCTTTAATATAATGCACGATGGCGGACATGGCAGTTTCAGCAAACATCCGTTGATGAACAGGATTGCTGCATATTCTACCGAGCTTGTCGGCGCAAGCCAGTTTATGTGGAATATGAAGCACAATGTAATTCATCATGCTTATACCAATATCGATGGTGTTGATGACGATATTGATGCAAAGCCATTTCTTCGCATGGCAACTACGCAAAAGAAATATAAAATGCATCGTTTTCAGCATTTATATTTTTGGATATTGTACGCTGTATTATACTTGTATTGGGTGTTGATGAACGATTATACAAAATATTTTAAGCGTAAAGTGGGCGATATTCCATTGAAAAAAATGCGCACCAAAGACCATATCTTGTTTTGGGCTTTTAAAGTAGTGTATTGCGCTATATTTATTGTGATTCCTATGGCAAGGTTGGGTTTTGTAGATTGGCTCGTGGGTTATTTGGCGGTATGTTGTACTACTGGTTTGATTTTAAGTGTTGTGTTTCAATTGGCGCACACGGTAGAGCATACACAATTTCCGATGCCGGACAAAGCTACCGGAAAAATGGAAGACGAGTGGGCAGTGCATCAGTTGAAAACAACGGCGAATTTTGCTACGAAAAACAAATTGATTTCTTGGTACGTAGGCGGACTGAACTTTCAGGTAGAGCACCATTTATTCCCGAAAATTTCGCATATTCATTATCCTGCGATTAATAAAATAGTAAAGCAGGCTTGCAAAGAATATAATGTTACGTATATAGAGTACAAATACATGGCAAGCGCCTTTGTTTCGCACGTTCATTTTTTAAGAGAAATGGGTAAGTCGGCGTAG
- a CDS encoding Sec-independent protein translocase subunit TatA/TatB, with translation MGDIGFSEILLIAVVVLVLFGGNKIPEFMRGLGKGVREFNDAKDSVRRELENGLKEKDNQPKTKVEQSTANNSSVTPQV, from the coding sequence ATGGGAGATATTGGGTTTTCAGAAATATTGTTAATAGCCGTAGTAGTATTGGTTTTGTTCGGCGGCAATAAAATTCCCGAATTCATGCGCGGCTTGGGTAAAGGCGTACGTGAATTTAACGATGCAAAAGACAGCGTGCGACGAGAATTGGAAAACGGTTTGAAAGAAAAAGATAACCAGCCTAAAACTAAAGTAGAACAGAGTACTGCAAATAATTCTTCCGTAACACCGCAGGTTTAA
- a CDS encoding DUF4294 domain-containing protein yields the protein MNGFKDIVILSAVLFLSFISVQAKSQLIIGRYDTIRVEVTITDEGEKVPTGELDPLFLYARANAKMRKMYEAWTRLRNAVYVTYPYAKTASRVINEINRELVGVTNRKKRKAIIKSHEKELRTQFTSKIKNLSVYQGKVLMKLICRETGSSCYEILDEYKGDFNAFVYQGVAKLFGSSLKQTYDPNGEDRSIEILVQQAQAYYRF from the coding sequence ATGAACGGATTTAAGGACATAGTAATTCTTTCTGCTGTTTTGTTTTTATCCTTTATTTCGGTACAGGCAAAATCCCAGCTCATTATAGGACGGTATGATACGATAAGAGTTGAAGTTACCATTACCGACGAAGGCGAAAAAGTGCCTACCGGAGAATTAGACCCGTTGTTCCTGTATGCCAGAGCCAATGCAAAAATGCGTAAGATGTACGAAGCATGGACAAGGCTGCGCAATGCCGTGTACGTTACCTATCCGTATGCGAAAACGGCTTCGCGTGTTATCAACGAGATAAACCGCGAATTAGTAGGCGTTACCAACAGGAAAAAACGCAAAGCGATTATCAAATCACATGAAAAAGAGTTGCGTACGCAATTTACAAGTAAGATTAAAAACCTGTCTGTTTATCAGGGAAAGGTGCTAATGAAACTGATTTGCCGTGAAACAGGCAGCAGTTGTTACGAAATTCTTGATGAATATAAGGGCGATTTTAATGCGTTTGTATATCAAGGCGTGGCAAAACTTTTTGGTTCGAGTCTCAAACAAACTTACGACCCCAACGGCGAAGACCGTTCCATAGAAATATTGGTACAGCAGGCACAGGCATATTACAGGTTTTAA
- a CDS encoding RecQ family ATP-dependent DNA helicase codes for MPTPIDILKTYWGFSAFRGEQENIIRAVLQKKDVLALLPTGGGKSVCFQIPAMMSDGVCLIITPLIALMKDQAENLKNKGISACAIHSGLSNDEVSDELENAVRGDYKFLYISPERIDTSAFQRVVEVLNVNLIAVDEAHCISQWGYDFRPSYLRIVELKKYFPGVPMLALTASATPNVQKDIVEKLLFKNYEVFRSSFQRPNISYEVIFCDNKIDKLSKILLQQNGSAIVYCKTRRLTQDVSKLLRIKNIDADFYHAGLSQEIRDAKQQNWMQNKTRVIVCTNAFGMGIDKPDVRIVAHYDAPDCLENYYQEAGRAGRDGKAARAILLYQNRDIKDLKSLPDVRFPKFDEIKKAYQHLCDFLQIPIGIGEGNFYDFDFNTFIKNFKLDAVQTIYCIKALEQAGFISFNENIFLPSKVGFTIDKESLFDFENNYPAYEPLIKVLLRSYDSIFSYRVSVFEKQLARLLCISGEAVTQQLQALQRFGVLEYLPKKETPQIFFLTNRAPAEFLLFNHEDYLKRKKIFVNRVEKMLQYIHTNTCRSVFIAQYFGDENTQRCGVCDNCTESKNEKLSAKEFASITSEILHLLKQKSSLDTKGLINELNNFSSEKVKETLRYLRSERKIKMDVVGNFSLH; via the coding sequence TTGCCTACACCGATCGACATATTAAAAACTTATTGGGGCTTTTCCGCTTTTCGCGGCGAGCAGGAAAATATTATCCGCGCGGTTTTGCAAAAGAAAGATGTGCTTGCGCTGTTGCCCACCGGCGGTGGAAAATCTGTCTGTTTCCAAATTCCCGCGATGATGAGCGACGGCGTTTGCCTCATCATCACACCATTGATTGCGTTGATGAAAGACCAAGCCGAAAATCTCAAAAACAAAGGCATTTCTGCCTGCGCCATTCATTCAGGTTTGAGCAACGATGAAGTCTCGGACGAATTGGAAAATGCCGTGCGCGGCGATTATAAATTTTTATACATTTCTCCCGAACGTATTGATACGTCTGCGTTTCAGCGAGTTGTCGAGGTGCTAAATGTGAACTTAATTGCTGTTGATGAAGCACATTGTATTTCACAATGGGGCTACGATTTTCGTCCGTCGTATTTGCGGATTGTGGAGTTGAAAAAATATTTTCCCGGTGTTCCGATGCTTGCTTTGACGGCTTCTGCAACGCCAAATGTTCAAAAAGATATTGTCGAAAAATTGTTGTTCAAAAACTACGAAGTTTTTCGTAGCTCGTTTCAGAGACCGAATATTTCTTACGAAGTAATTTTTTGCGATAACAAAATTGACAAGCTCTCAAAAATTTTATTGCAACAAAACGGCAGCGCCATTGTTTATTGCAAAACACGAAGACTTACGCAAGACGTAAGTAAATTATTACGAATAAAAAACATTGATGCGGATTTTTACCACGCGGGACTTTCGCAGGAAATTCGTGATGCGAAACAACAAAACTGGATGCAAAATAAAACGCGCGTGATTGTTTGCACCAACGCTTTCGGCATGGGCATAGACAAGCCGGATGTAAGAATTGTAGCACATTACGATGCGCCCGACTGCCTGGAAAATTATTATCAGGAAGCAGGACGCGCGGGGCGCGACGGCAAAGCTGCAAGAGCCATTTTGCTGTATCAAAATCGCGACATAAAAGACCTGAAATCCTTGCCGGATGTGCGTTTTCCGAAGTTTGATGAAATTAAAAAAGCGTATCAGCATCTTTGTGATTTTTTGCAAATTCCCATTGGCATTGGCGAAGGAAATTTTTACGATTTCGATTTTAATACGTTCATCAAAAACTTTAAGCTCGATGCTGTGCAAACCATTTATTGCATCAAGGCTTTGGAGCAGGCAGGCTTTATTTCGTTTAATGAAAATATTTTTCTTCCGTCGAAAGTTGGCTTTACGATTGACAAGGAAAGTCTGTTTGATTTTGAAAATAATTATCCCGCATACGAACCTTTAATTAAAGTATTATTGCGCAGTTACGACAGTATTTTTTCTTACCGCGTTTCTGTTTTTGAAAAGCAATTGGCGAGGTTGCTATGCATTTCCGGAGAAGCAGTAACGCAGCAACTGCAAGCATTACAGCGATTTGGCGTGCTTGAATATTTACCGAAAAAAGAAACGCCGCAAATATTTTTTCTTACCAATCGTGCGCCCGCGGAATTTCTTTTGTTCAACCACGAAGATTATTTAAAGCGGAAAAAAATATTTGTCAATCGTGTTGAAAAAATGCTGCAATATATTCACACCAATACTTGCAGAAGCGTTTTTATTGCGCAATACTTTGGCGATGAAAATACGCAGCGTTGCGGTGTTTGTGACAATTGCACAGAGTCGAAAAATGAAAAATTATCTGCGAAAGAATTTGCGTCAATCACTTCGGAAATTTTGCATTTATTGAAGCAAAAATCTTCTCTCGATACGAAAGGTTTGATAAATGAATTGAATAATTTTTCTTCCGAAAAAGTGAAAGAGACTTTGCGCTATTTGCGGAGTGAGCGAAAAATTAAAATGGACGTTGTGGGGAATTTTTCATTACATTAA